The following are encoded together in the Lathyrus oleraceus cultivar Zhongwan6 chromosome 3, CAAS_Psat_ZW6_1.0, whole genome shotgun sequence genome:
- the LOC127130161 gene encoding uncharacterized protein LOC127130161, protein MVVKDCEIPGPNEGPEPESRWKLMFDGSFNYMGHGVGFFLLNLNGGYIPFIVRLCFDITNNIAEYEAGILGIEATIGLRIKILDICGDLALVIYQFKGEWETRDTKLIPYRAYVVELIKYFDEITFCHIPRTENQVANALAILASIYRVRFRNEAPLIQIERKVEPAYCQLVEEEGDGKPWFHDIKCYLQNPEYPTDATTPGKETLRKLASKFFLRNGVLYKRNHDMVLLRCMDRHEVNLLIKEIHEESFRTHANGNATTKKILRVGYY, encoded by the coding sequence atggtagtaaaagattgtgaaatcccaggacCTAATGAAGGGCCTGAACCCGAATCTCGAtggaagctcatgttcgatggttccttcaattacatggggcatggtGTAGGATTTTTTTTGTTGAATCTAAATGGTGGATATATTCCTTTCATAGTAAGGTTGTGTTTTGATATCACaaacaatatagcagaatatgaggcgggcatcctaggcattgaagcaaCAATTGGcctccgaatcaaaatccttgaTATATGTGGAGACTTAGCCTTGGTGATCTACCAATTCAAAGGCGAATGGGAAACtcgtgataccaagttgatcccatatcgtgcctatgtcGTAGAGTtgataaaatactttgacgaaatcactttctgTCATATCCCAAGGACTGAGAATCAAGTAGCTAATGCTCTGGCTATTTTGGCTTCAATATACCGAGTCAGATTCCGTAATGAAGCGCCTCTCATCCAGATAGAGCGAAAAGTTGAGCCTGCTTACTGTCAGTTGgttgaagaagagggtgatgGAAAACCTTGGTTTCACGATATCAAATGCTATTTGCAAAATCCAGAATACccaacagatgcaacaacccCGGGCAAGGAAACTCTGAGGAAATTAGCATCAAAGTTCTTCTTGAGAAAtggtgtgttatacaagagaaatcACGACATGGTTCTActtagatgcatggatagacacgaagtaaACCTCTTGATCAAAGAGATTCATGAGGAATCCTTTAGAACTCATGCCAATGGGAATGCCACGaccaagaagattttgagagtTGGTTATTACTAA